A segment of the Tepidibacillus fermentans genome:
CTCCTGAACCATCTGATCCCAATTCAAAGGAGATGAAACCATATCCCTCTTCTACGCGTCCTAATACTGCAGCACCTGCCCCATCACCAAAGAGCACACAAGTATTTCGATCCGTCCAATCGGTAATCTTTGATAGTATTTCGACTCCTACAACCAATACATGTTGGTAGGTACCATTTTGAATAAATTGAGCACCTGTAGCTAATCCATATAAGAAGCCAGAGCAAGCAGCTGCTAAATCAAAAGCTGCGGCATGTGTAGCACCTAAACGATCTTGAAGGATATTTGCTGTAGATGGAAAGGCAGAGTCAGGTGTAATGGTTGCAACAATAATCAAGTCTAATTGTTCTGCTGAAAGGTTAGCATCTTCTAATGCTTTTTTTGCAGCTTCATATGCTAGATCAGAAGAAGCCTGTTCTTTTGCGGCAATCCTTCTTTCCTTAATACCCGTTCTTGTTGAAATCCATTCATCACTAGTATCAACCATTTTTTCAAGGTCAAAATTGGTTAATACCTTTTCAGGTACATATGCACCTGTTCCGATAATACCAACAGGATAATTGGCCACGATCTTCCCCCCTATTTTTCTTGTTCAATAGCATTTGCGATTTTTTCTAATACCCCATTTACAAGAAATAATCTTGCTTGACGAACTGCATTCATAATTGCTTTTGCATCGGATGATCCATGGGCTTTAATAAATGCTCCATTTACTCCTAGTAAAGGAGCTCCGCCAATTTCTGAGTAGTCCATTTGTTTTTTAAGATTTTTCAAACTTGGTTTCAACAATAGTGAAGCAAGTTTCGTGAACGTGCTTTTTGTAAATTCTTTTTTTAATACTGCAAAGATGGAACTCGCTAATCCTTCAGTAAGTTTCAATAATACGTTTCCAGAAAAACCATCGGTGACCAACACATCGCATACACCATTAGGTACTTCCCTAGCTTCCACATTTCCAACAAAATTGATGGGCATCTCCTTTAGTAAGGGAAAGGTTGATTTCATCAATTCATTCCCTTTTGTTTCTTCCGTTCCCACATTCAGAAGACCAATACGTGGATTGTCAATCCCTAATACTTGTTCGGCATAAATTTTTCCCATAAGTGCATATTGAACCAAATGTTCTGCTTTTGGGTCCATATTGGCACCTACATCTAGGACGAGTATTCCATTTACTCCTGTGGTTGGAATGACAGGAGCCAAGGCTGGACGTTCAATTCCAGGAATTCGTCCGGCAACAAGCAAACCAGCTGCCATAAATGCTCCAGTGTTCCCAGCCGTTATCACAGCATCAACTTCTTTATTTTTGACCATCTGTGAAGCAACAACTAAGGAAGAGTCTTTCTTCCTTCTAACGGCCTTAACCGGTTCATCTTCCGTTTTAATGACATCACTCGCATGATGGATCGTGATATTGCTAGGTATAGGATCTTTCATATGGTTTTTTATTTCTTCTGAGTTTCCTACAAGGACGAGATGGATATCAGGAAACTTTTTTGCAGCTTCTATTGCACCTTCTACTGTACTTTTTGGTGCTAAATCTCCACCCATTGCATCAAGTGCAATCTTCATGTTCTGCCTCCTAGTTATTTTTCGATTCTCTTAACTCCTTTGAACGATAAATCATGAATGTCCCTTTAAAGACTGTCTCACTTCCAACAGCAGTTTTTACTTCGATTTCACTGAACTCATGATTGGATTGAATCACCTTCGCTTTTGCAATTAACCGTTCATGTAGATAAACAGGGCGCAAAAAACGAATATCTGCTTTTGCTGTTAACGCGATTTCTTCATTAATCAAAGCAACAGCTAATGAATTTGCTTGCGCAAAAATATAATGTCCTCTAGCAATTTTTGTTTTTTCAAAGACTTGATCCTCTTTGATCTCTAATATCGAAATCCCATAATGATCTAATTCCAGATCAATGACATCACCGATCACTTCATCTAATCTAAGTGATTTGATATGATCAAAGGTTTTTTCAGCCATCGTTTTCATACGTTCTCTTAGTTCAGGTATACCCAGCTCCATTCGATCTAAGCGAATCGTCTGTATACTTACTTCAAATTTTTTTGCTAAGTCCTCATCGGTAATAAAAGGATTCGCTTCTAACGTATGTATGAGGGCTGCTTGCCTATTTTTCTTGGTTAACCGCGCGATGCTAACCACCACCTTATATTATTACCTATTTTTAAAACCAGGTACTAATAGTATAGTAAAAAAAGAAAATTTGTGCAAGAAAAAAAATAGCAAGAACCATTGTTCCTGCTACCTTTTTTCTTATTTGTTGATAACTTCTCTTCCATTATATGTGCCACAATTTTTGCAAACTCGATGTGCTAATTTATACTCACCGCATTGTGGGCACTTAACCATACCTGGCACAGATAATTTATAGTGAGTACGACGCATATCACGACGAGTTTTAGAAGTTCTTCTAAATGGTACTGCCATGAATCCCACCTCCTTGACGAAATCTACTGATATCACAATTTAGGATAGTAACTAGCTTACTTCGAATTTTTATTTGAGTCAAACCATTTTGTTAGATCAGCTAGACGAGGATCAATTCTAGATGTGTCACAATTACATTGTTGTTCATTCAAATTACTCCCACATACCGGGCATAATCCTTTACATTCTTTATTACAAATAGGTACATATGGGATTTCTAATAGAACTACCTCTTCCACAATGGAAGTAACATCGATCTCATCAGAAGTTAAATGATGAATATTCTCATTTTCTTGATCGATTTTCGTTTCCATTCCTTCTGGGATAAAGAGTTCCGTAAAGTCTAAATCAATGGGATAATCAAAAATAGTTAGACATCTTGAACATTGCAATGTAGTTTCGCATTGAATATGGCCTTTAATCCTATAAAAACCACCTGTCTCATAGGCAATTCCAGTTACTTTAACCGGTGAAATTCCTTTCAGGTCTCCTATCTCTTTTACAAGATGACTTAGATTTTCCTCATAATCAAATCGAAGTCCGTCTTTTCTTCGATCAAGTTCCCATGTTTTTATTTTCAAAGCTTTCACCTCATAGACAACAAATGAATTATATCTCAAAAATGAAAAGTTTGTCAATCATCCTTTCTTTGTTTATAATACCCATAAAGATAGGGGGACGATTATGACGATTCTTGGGCTGATTGTGGAGTACAATCCGTTTCATAATGGACATTACTATCATCTTCAAAAGGCAAAAAAAATAACCAATGCGGAACTAATCATTGCCGTGATGTCTGGTCCATTTGTACAACGAGGAGAACCAGCAATCTTTGATAAATGGACAAGAACAAGAATGGCGCTTGAAAGTGGCATTGATCTTGTGATTGAGTTACCTGTGATCTATGCGACTCAGTCAGCCAATTGGTTTGCTTCTGGAGCTATTGCATTATTAAACCATCTTAAGGTGAGTCACCTCGTCTTCGGTAGCGAATCTAATTCCATAGAGAGGTTAGATCAGATTGCAAATCTGCTTTTAAATGAGCCAGTATCTTTTCAAAATACTTTAAAAAGATACTTATCATTGGGTCATTCTTATCCAAAAGCGATCGCTCTAACCTTACAAGAAATGCAAAATGGTAAAGAAGATTTCGTTTTAAATCCAAATGATATTCTAGGATTACAGTATCTCCTGCAAATAAAAAAGCATCATTCACGAATGATAGCCTTAACCATTCAGCGTAAATCGACTCAATATCATGAACAGATTTTTTCTAACCAAACATTTGCCAGTGCGACAGCCATTCGGAAAGCAATCCAATTCAATGACGAAATCGAAAGAGTCATCCAATATGTTCCGAAAGTATCACAGAATCTGTTTTATAAATCTTTCGTTCAACGTCGCTTCCAATATTGGGAAAATTATTACCAAACATTAAAAATCCTTATATTGAATCAAAGTATTGAACAATTAAAACAGATACATGGGATGGTTGAAGGATTAGAGTCACGTTTAAAGGAATCCGTCAACCAAGCTTTTTCTTTTGAAGAATTGATCTCTATCGTAAAAACAAAAAGATATACTCAGGCTAAATTACAACGAGTCTTCTTACACTTACTTCTCAATCTAACGGAAGATCGAGTGAAGGCTATCAATGTAGAAAAAGGTCCTCAATATATACGACTTCTTGGTTTTAACCAAAAAGGAAAATCTTATTTAAATCAAATCAAGGATGAATTATCCATTCCCTTAATTAGTAAACTATCCAAAATAAGAAGTACGATGTTGGATCTTGACATTCAGGCTAGTCAAATTTATGAGACAGGATTTAAAAACCCAGACTACCGGTTGAATGAATTTCAGCAAAAACCGATTATATTATAATAAAATGATTTTCTGTGAAACCTTTTTTTGTCGTTGTCTTGTTTTTATTTGGCAATTGCTTTAAAAATTGAATCGCCTCATTCACATTTGCAACGGGAACGATCTTCATTGGTTTTGCTAATTTACGATTCTCATTTTCTACGTCTTTTTGATTGGTGTCAGTTGATTTAATATCTTTAGGAACAAAAAAAATTTCGGCTCCTGCCTCAGCTGCTGCATGAACTTTTAGCTTTGCCCCTCCAATTTGACCAACGATTCCATCAGGGCTAATCGTTCCCGTACCCGCGATTTGATACCCTCGGGTCAAATCTTCTGGTATCAGTTGATTAATGATTTCTAATGTAAACATTAATCCAGCTGAAGGTCCACCGATCTCTTCCGTATGAAAGGACACCTTTTTGGCTGGAATTACTTCTTGTTCCTGACTTGGATAGAAACCCAAGCCTACTCTTTGACCAGTTTCATTACTCTCTTTCGTCAACGATACAAGTTTAACTTCCTTTGTGAACATTGAACGATTTCGTAAAAAGGTAATCGATATTTTATCTCCCGTTTTTTTCTCTTCTAAAATCGACAAAAAATCCTTTAATTGATAGATAGGTTTTTGATTCACCTTCGTGATCACATCACCAACTTGTAGTACTTTTTCTGCTGGCATTCCCCTCACGATTCCCTCAACCAATATTCCTTTTTGTTTAACTTCGATGGGTAAATTCGCTTGTTGAAAAGCAGCAATAATAGCGTCATCTTGCGATTGTTTCATGACTTGTAATTGCCGTTTCTCATATTGTTCAGGGTCCTCATCTTGATTTAATACATATTCTTTGGGGATATATTCAATGTTAGGAAGGAAACGAGAATAGATATAATATCCTA
Coding sequences within it:
- the fapR gene encoding transcription factor FapR; amino-acid sequence: MVSIARLTKKNRQAALIHTLEANPFITDEDLAKKFEVSIQTIRLDRMELGIPELRERMKTMAEKTFDHIKSLRLDEVIGDVIDLELDHYGISILEIKEDQVFEKTKIARGHYIFAQANSLAVALINEEIALTAKADIRFLRPVYLHERLIAKAKVIQSNHEFSEIEVKTAVGSETVFKGTFMIYRSKELRESKNN
- a CDS encoding SepM family pheromone-processing serine protease produces the protein MNDLLKKKYLIFKMKRLQWLFLLLIVLGYLSFYIPIPYYIASPGVAVKLRPIITVEKGYREKGDFMLTTIRMGQGNLGYYIYSRFLPNIEYIPKEYVLNQDEDPEQYEKRQLQVMKQSQDDAIIAAFQQANLPIEVKQKGILVEGIVRGMPAEKVLQVGDVITKVNQKPIYQLKDFLSILEEKKTGDKISITFLRNRSMFTKEVKLVSLTKESNETGQRVGLGFYPSQEQEVIPAKKVSFHTEEIGGPSAGLMFTLEIINQLIPEDLTRGYQIAGTGTISPDGIVGQIGGAKLKVHAAAEAGAEIFFVPKDIKSTDTNQKDVENENRKLAKPMKIVPVANVNEAIQFLKQLPNKNKTTTKKGFTENHFIII
- a CDS encoding nucleotidyltransferase, with product MTILGLIVEYNPFHNGHYYHLQKAKKITNAELIIAVMSGPFVQRGEPAIFDKWTRTRMALESGIDLVIELPVIYATQSANWFASGAIALLNHLKVSHLVFGSESNSIERLDQIANLLLNEPVSFQNTLKRYLSLGHSYPKAIALTLQEMQNGKEDFVLNPNDILGLQYLLQIKKHHSRMIALTIQRKSTQYHEQIFSNQTFASATAIRKAIQFNDEIERVIQYVPKVSQNLFYKSFVQRRFQYWENYYQTLKILILNQSIEQLKQIHGMVEGLESRLKESVNQAFSFEELISIVKTKRYTQAKLQRVFLHLLLNLTEDRVKAINVEKGPQYIRLLGFNQKGKSYLNQIKDELSIPLISKLSKIRSTMLDLDIQASQIYETGFKNPDYRLNEFQQKPIIL
- the plsX gene encoding phosphate acyltransferase PlsX translates to MKIALDAMGGDLAPKSTVEGAIEAAKKFPDIHLVLVGNSEEIKNHMKDPIPSNITIHHASDVIKTEDEPVKAVRRKKDSSLVVASQMVKNKEVDAVITAGNTGAFMAAGLLVAGRIPGIERPALAPVIPTTGVNGILVLDVGANMDPKAEHLVQYALMGKIYAEQVLGIDNPRIGLLNVGTEETKGNELMKSTFPLLKEMPINFVGNVEAREVPNGVCDVLVTDGFSGNVLLKLTEGLASSIFAVLKKEFTKSTFTKLASLLLKPSLKNLKKQMDYSEIGGAPLLGVNGAFIKAHGSSDAKAIMNAVRQARLFLVNGVLEKIANAIEQEK
- the rpmF gene encoding 50S ribosomal protein L32 — encoded protein: MAVPFRRTSKTRRDMRRTHYKLSVPGMVKCPQCGEYKLAHRVCKNCGTYNGREVINK
- a CDS encoding beta-ketoacyl-ACP synthase III translates to MANYPVGIIGTGAYVPEKVLTNFDLEKMVDTSDEWISTRTGIKERRIAAKEQASSDLAYEAAKKALEDANLSAEQLDLIIVATITPDSAFPSTANILQDRLGATHAAAFDLAAACSGFLYGLATGAQFIQNGTYQHVLVVGVEILSKITDWTDRNTCVLFGDGAGAAVLGRVEEGYGFISFELGSDGSGGNLLKQPAGGSRMPASEETVQQGLHYIQMAGSEVFKFAVKTMEQASLRVIEKAGMTKEEIDFLVPHQANLRIIDYARERLGLDKSKVVVNLDRYGNMSSASIPVALDEAIREKRIQNGDHVLLVGFGGGLTWGAVLLKWYSQK
- a CDS encoding YceD family protein, which gives rise to MKIKTWELDRRKDGLRFDYEENLSHLVKEIGDLKGISPVKVTGIAYETGGFYRIKGHIQCETTLQCSRCLTIFDYPIDLDFTELFIPEGMETKIDQENENIHHLTSDEIDVTSIVEEVVLLEIPYVPICNKECKGLCPVCGSNLNEQQCNCDTSRIDPRLADLTKWFDSNKNSK